The Streptomyces sp. NBC_00236 DNA window GGCGTCCGGGGACGCGGCCCGGATCGCCCGCACCGCGAGGCCGTGGCCCAGGTGCAGGTGGTACGAGGCGCGGACGGCGGCGGTCAGTTCGGTGAGCCCCGGAGCCATCGTGCCTTCGAGGTGTCCGATCCACGCCGAGCAGAGCGGCTCGTTGAGCGTCGCCCAGTCCTTGACCCGGTCCCCGAGACGGTCCACGACGACCGAGGCGTACGCGGCGAAGTGCTCCGCGGTCTCGCGGACCGTCCAGCCGCCCCGGTCCTGGAGCGCCTGCGGGAGGTCCCAGTGGTAGAGCGTGGCGAACGGGGTGATCCCGGCGTCCAGGAGCCCGTCGACCAGCCGGTCGTAGAAGTCGAGACCTGCTTCGTTGACCGGGCCGTCGCCGCCCGGGACGATCCGCGGCCAGGCGAGCGAGAAGCGGTACGCGCCCGCCCCCACCTCCTTGATCAGGGCGATGTCCTCGGGGACGCGGTGGTAGTGGTCGCAGGCCACGTCCCCGGTGTCGCCACCGGCCACCTTGCCCGGGGTGTGGGAGAAGGTGTCCCAGATCGAGGGCGCGCGGCCGTCCTCGGCCACGGCTCCCTCGATCTGGTACGCGGCGGTGGCGACGCCCCAGGTGAAGTCGGCCGGGAGGGCGCTGAGGTCGTTCACGGACTTCCTTTCCGAAGTGGTCACTTGACGGCTCCCGCCGTGAGGCCGGCGACGAGGTAGCGCTGCAGGAGCAGGAACCCGCCGACGATCGGCACGCTGACGACGAGCGAGGCGGCCATGACCTGGTTCCAGTAGACGTCGTTCTGCGTCGCGTAGCCCTGGAGACCGACGGCGAGGGTGCGGGTGGTGTCGTTGGTCATGACGGAGGCGAAGAGGACCTCGCCCCAGGCCGTCATGAACGCGTACACGGCGACGGCGACGATGCCGGGCACCGCGGCCGGCACGACGACCCGGAACAGGGCGCCGAGCGGTCCGCAGCCGTCGACGAGGGCGGCCTCGTCCAGGTCCCTGGGGATCGAGTCGAAGTACCCGATGAGCATCCAGATGGAGAACGGCAGCGAGAACGTCAGATACGTGAGGATCAGTCCGCCGCGCGAGCCGTACAGCGCGATCCCGGTGCTGTTCCCGATGTTGACGAAGATGAGGAACAGCGGGAGCAGGAAGAGGATGCCGGGGAACATCTGGGTGGAGAGCACCGTGACGGTGAAGACCCGCTTGCCGCGGAACTTGTAGCGGCTGACGGCGTACGCGGAGAACACCGCGATGATCACCGAAAGGACCGTCGCCGAGCCCGCCACCACCAGCGAGTTGACGAAGTACCGGGCGAGCGGGACGGTGTCCCAGATGTCGAGGTACGGCTTGACGGTCAGCCCGGACGGGATCCAGTGGAACTTCCCCGAGACGTCCTGGAGCGGCTTGAGCGAGCTGCTGATCATCACGTACACGGGCAGCAGGACGAACGCGGTCAGGAAGGCCAGGATGATGCGGCGGGTCCAGAGGAAGGACCGCGGCGCGGCCATCGGCGACCGGGACCGTGACCTTGATCCGACCGCTCTCGGCAGTGCGGCCGGCTGGGCATGGCTAGGCATCTGCACCCTTCCTTCCGCGCGAGGTGATGAGCAGGTAGACGGCCGTCACGACCAGGAGGAACAGCAGCAGGAGCACGGACATGGCGGATCCGGTGCCGAAGTTCCAGGTGACGAACGACGACTGGTAGATGTGGATCGAGATGAGGTCCGCGTTCTCGGGTGCCGCCTTGCCGAACAGCACGTACGGGGTGTTGAAGTCGTTGAACGTCCACAGGAACAGGACGAGGACCAGGACCTGGTTGACCGGGCGCAGCGACGGCAGCGTGATCTTGCGGATCTGCTGCCAGATGCCGGCGCCGTCGATCGCGGAGGCTTCGTACAGCTCGCGCGGGATGTTCTGCAGCCCGGCCATCACGATGAGGAAGGCGAACGGCCAGCCCTTCCAGACCGAGACGACGATCAGCGCGTAGATGCTGTTGTCACCGATCAGCCAGAAGGACGGCTGGTCGGTCAGCCCGAGCTGGTCGTGGAGCACGTGGTTGACCAGCCCGTTGTCCCGCTGGAACATGAACGCCCAGGTGATGACGGCCGCGTAGACCGGCAGGGCGTACGGGACGAGGAAGACCGCCCGAAGGAAACCGCGGCCGCGGAAGTTCTCCTGGAGCATGATCGCCGCCGTGACACCGAACAGCCACGCCAGGCCGACGGCGAAGAACGTGAAGACGCAGGTGACGAAGAACGAGTGGAGCAGCGCCTCGCCGATCGGGGCGTTGAAATCGACGGCGATCCTGTAGTTGTCGAGGCCGGTCCAGGGCGCTGCGCCCCAGTTGCCGATGAAGAACTGAGTGAGCTGGCGGAAGCTCATCACGATCCCGATGATCATCGGGATCACATGGATGAGGAGTTCGAGCAGGACGGCCGGCAGGAGCAGGAGGTAGGGCAGTCCGCCCTGGCGGATCCGGTCGGGGATGCGCGGCAGTCTCCTGCGCGCACCCCCGGTGCCCCGGCTCGTCAACCTGTCCGACTTTTCGGTTCGGCTGTCGGTGGTCACGGTGGCGGTCATGGAAGGTGCCTTACTGCTGCATCGTCTGCTGGGCCTTTTCGAGGCGCGCCTTGACGGATTCGGTGGTCACGGGGCGTCCGGCTGCGGCGTCGGCCCACAGCTCCTTGACCGCGGTGCCGACGGCCGTCTCGAACTGCGACTCGTTGGCCACCTGCGGCAGCGGGGCCGCGCTCTTGGCGAGCGTGTCGCGCAGGACCGCGAGGTCGGGCGCCGAGAACGCGGCGTCGGCCTGGGCGGTCTTGACCGGCGGGATGGACCCGTAGGTCTTGTTGAGCAGCTTCTGCTCGGCGTCGCTCGTCATGAACTTCACGAACTTCTTGGCACCGTCGATGTTCTTCGTGTTCTTGAACACCGCCATGTTGATGCCGGCGACCATGGAGTTGACGTTCTTGCCCTGGCCGGGGGTGCCGGAGGCGACGGGAACGGGTGCCGCCCCCCAGTCCTCGGGCTTCATGCCCTGGGAGGCGAACGTCGAGGCAGCGGCCTGCCACAGCACCATCGCGGTCTTGCCCTTGGCGAAGTCCGTCAGGGACTGGTTCTGGGCGTACTCGGCGTTGCCCGGCGCGATGATCTTGTCCTTGGCCATGAAGTCGATGTACTGCTTCACGGCCGCGACGGCACCGTCGGAGGTGAAGGTCGGCTTTCCGGCGGCGTCGAAGAAGTCCGCGCCGTGCTGCTGACCCAGGACGAAGGTCTGGTGGATGTTGTTGGAGAGGTTGGAGCCCTCCGCGCCCAGGCCCCACTTGCCGTTCCGGGAGAGCTTCTTGCCGTCCTCGACCAGCTCGTCCCAGGTGGCCGGGGGCTTGTCGATGCCCGCCTCGGCGAAGCTCTTCTTGTTGTAGTAGAGGGCGTACGCGAGTGAGTACAGCGGGACCGCGGAGGGGTCCTTGCCCTCCGCGCCCGCCGAGGCGACCGCGGAGTCGACGAAGCGGTCCCGGCCGCCGATCGCGTCGAAGTTCGCCTTGTCCCAGGGCAGCAGCGCCCCTGTCGCCTGGAGCGAGGCCGACCAGGTGTTGCCGATGTTCAGGACGTCCGGGCCCTGGCCGGACGTGGTGGCCGCGAGGATCCGGTTCAGCAGGTCGGCCCAGGGGACGACCTCCAGCTTGACCTTGATTCCGGTCTGCTCCTCGAACTTCTTCAGCTCGGGGGCCAGGATCTTCTTGTCGGCCTCGATGCTGGGGCCCTGGTTGGAGGCCCAGTAGGTGAGGGTCTTGGGCGAATCGTTGCTGCCGCCGCTCGATGACGTACCGCCTCCGCAGCCGGTGACTCCGGCGGCTATGGAGATCGCGAGGGTGGCGGCTGCTGCGGCTCTGATGGTGCGCATGCGGGATGGCCCCTTTCCGGGGAGGAAGTCCGCGTTCGGGAACCGAACGACCTTCAGGACTTAATTTATGACGTGATTTAAGAGGTGAGAGAATGTCGCGTCAAGTCCTGCGGTCGCGGTATGTTGCCGGGAAGGAAGGAGCCACATGGCTGAGCGCAACAGACGGACCGTGCGTGACCTGCGACGGGGCAACCGGGCGAGGGTATTGCAACGGTTGTATTTCGACGGCCCGCTGAGCCGCCAGGAGCTCGGCCCCGCGACGGGGCTGAGCTCAGGTTCCATCAGCAACGTCGTCGCGGAACTCTCCGCCGAGGGCCTTCTGGAGGAGGCCGGCGTCGTCGACTCCGACGGCGGCCGCCCCCGCACCCTGCTGCGCGTCGCTCCCGGCGGCGGGCTCCTCATCGGCATCGACATCGGAGAGACACGGATCAGGGTCGAGCTCTTCGATCTCGCCCTCACCGAACTCGCCCGCACCGAACGTCTGCTGGCCCAGCACGGCTACGACGTCGACCGCATCGTCGGGCACGTCCGGAGCGGGGTAGCCGACGTACTGCGCGACGCCGGCGCCGATCCGGGCCGGCTTCTCGGCATCGGCATCGGCGTCCCCGGCATCATCGAACGCCACGCGCCGGACGGTTCGGTCGGTGACGTGGGGTCCGTCGTCCACGGTCAGACCATCGGCTGGAGCGCCGTTCCCTTCGAGCGGCTGCTCCGCGACGCCGTCCGGATCCCGCCCGAGGTGCCGTTCTTCATCGACAACGGGGCCAAGACCCTCGGCCAGGCCGAGATGTGGTTCGGCGGCGGACGCGGCGCCGGCGTCTCCGCGGTCGCCCTCATCGGCTCCGGAGTCGGCGCCTGCGTCAACCACGGCGACCTGCTCGGAGAGGCCCGCAGCAGCACGGCCCTCGAATGGGGCCACACCACCGTGCAGTTGCGCGGCCGCCGCTGCCGGTGCGGGTCGATCGGCTGCCTGGAGGCGTACGCGGGCGCCGAGGCGATGCGCGAGCGCTGGCACGAGGCGGGCGGCCCACTGCCCGCCGACGCCGACGACGAGACCGCGCTCGCCGCCCTGCTCGCCGCCGCCTACCCCGGTCCGGGCGGCGAACCCGACCCCCTGGCCGTCTCCCTTCTCGACGAGACGGCCGAATGCCTGGGGGCGGCCCTGGGCGACCTCATCAACCTCTTCCTGCCCGAGCGCATCCTGCTCGGTGGGTGGGCGGGCCTGCTGATCGGACCGCATCTGCTGCCCGACATCCGCCGCTACGCACAGGAGTACGCGCTCCGCCACGCCGCGGCCCGCACCACGATCGAGCTGGGCCGCCTCGGCCCCGACGCGGTGACGGTGGGCGCCGCGACACTCCCGCTGTCCGACTTCCTGGCCCGGGGCGGCAGCCGCCCGTCCCCCGAGGCGCCGTCCGGCCCTTCGGCGCCGGGGTTCCGGACGGCCGTGGACGCGGTACGGGGGAGGGGGCGCGCGCGGTCGGTGTCGGACGCGACGGGGTGAGGCGGGGGCGGGCCGGGCCGGCCTGCCCGGCTGCGGCGCCCGCGCCGGGGCGCGGCGGTGGGGCCGAAGAGCCGGGTCCCCTTACGGCGAGGACGACGACCGGGACGTCGGGCGCCACGCGGCCGGCCAGGTCACGTCCCGGGCGACGGCTCCCGGCACGCCGAGGCTCGCCCGGGCGTGCTCCACGTAGCGGCTGCGCGCACTCCGGAACTCCTGGAACGCCTGATCCCAGTTCTGCTCGACTTCTGTGGGGACACCCCGGGCCAGGGTCTCCAGCCGCCACAGGCAGTGGTCCAGCGTCTTGGACGCCGTGTTCGCCTCGGTGTCGCCGAGGAGCCCCAGCGTCTCGGAGAGGGCGGAACGGCGGGATTCCAGCTCGCCGAGTTCCGTGAGCACATCAGGAGTCGGTTCCAGCTTCATGGGTCCCGACACCAGACCCCGCGCCGCGGCGATCATGTGATAGCGGGCCGCCAGCTCCTTCACGGCGTGGGCGTACTCCGCATAGGCGGTCAGGCGGTGCTCGTCCCACCGCACCGCCTGCTGCCTCCGCCACCTCGCCCGCTCGTTCAGACTGCTCACCAGGAAGGACATGAGCCCTCCGAGGGCGACACCCACCAGGGGCAGTATCCGGTCGGTCAGACTCACCATGGACCCCGATCACGTAGCGCAGCGTCCACCTGATCATTTCCGCTCGGGCCGGGCAGTGCAACACCCCTCAGGGCGGCGGGTGATGGCGGCGGACCTCCATGCGGGCCGGTGCCGGGCCTACGCCGAGTCCCGTACCACCAGTGCCGGTTCGAAGATCACCGAGGTCGTCGCGCCGTCCGGCTTCGACAGCCCGTCGATGAGCAGCCGGGCCATCTCGGCGGCCATCGCCTCGACCGGCTGGCGGATCGTGGTCAGCGGCGGCCGGCAGGCGGACGCCGCGCTGCTGTCGTCGAAGCCGATCACCGCGACGTCCTCGGGCACCCGCCGTCCCTGTTCCCGCAGCACATGGCAGGCGCCCGTCGCCATCAGGTCGTTGGCCGCGAACACCCCGTCCAGATCCGGGTGTTCGGCCAGCAGCCGCTCCATCGCGGCCTCGCCGCTCTCCTGGGTGAACTGCCCTTCCGCGATCGGGATGTACGGATGTCCGTGCTGCGCCAGCGTGTCGCGGAAACCGGCCAGCCGGTCCTGCCCGGCCGGCACGTCGAGCGGCCCGGTGATCGTCACGAGGCGGCGGCAGCCGCGGGCCAGCAGATGTTCGGCGGCCAGCCGTGCACCGTCCTGGTGGGCGAGGTCGACATAGCTGATCCGGACCGGCCGCGCGGGCCGCGCGTACAGCACCGCGGGCAGTCCGGCGTCCGTGAGCATGCCGGGCAGCGGGTCCTCCGCGTGCGTCGAGACGACCAGCGCGCCGTCCGCGCTGCCCTGGCGCAGGAACGAGACCACGTCCTCACGGGCCCGTGACGTCTCGGCGAACATCAGGACCGGGTGCATCCCGCGTGGCCGGAGGTAGTTGACCACCCCGGTCACCACCCGGCCGAAGAACGGGTCGGCGAAGACCTGCGCGGTGAAGGACGACCCGCTCTCCGGATCGGCCGTGTCCGCGGCCGAACCGCCGTCGGCCGGTTCCGGGTCGACCCCGGCGCCCGACACCACCAGGGCGATGGCGTCGGTGCGCCGGGTCACCAGGGAGCGCGCCGCGCGGTTGGGTGCGTAGCCCGTGACGGAGACCGCTCGGCGCACGGCCTCCTGGATCACCGGGTCGACATTGCGTACGCCGTTGATCACCCGGGAGACGGTGGCGCGGGAGACACCGGCCGCCCTCGCCACGTCCTCAAGGGTGGGTGTACCGGCCGATCGTGGAGCATCCGTCATGAGCGCATTTATAGCATCACCGGAGAGCGCTCTCCACTGCCCTCCGTGCCACCGTCGGCGTCCGTTCCGGACGGGCGCCGCGCCGCGAGCGCCGTCAGTGTCGTGCCGAGGGGCAGATCGCCCGCCGAACGGCCGCCCAGCAGGGCGAAGTCACCGGCCTCCGTCTCCCACCCGTGCCGCGTGGCCGACCAGTGTGCCAGGGCGCGCCCCGAAACCCGGATCACCGCGACCGTGCTCTCCCCGGGCTCCGCCGTGACCGCCGCGTACCCGACCAGGCGCCGGGCCGGCCGCTCGACCGCGGAGCCGTTCCTGGCCAGATAGAGCTGGACCACCTCACGGCCGCGCCGCCGCCCCGAGTTGCGCACCCGGACCCGTACGTTGAAGGAATCCCCGGCCCGGACCGTCGCCGGGGCCGTCAGATCCTCGTACTCCCAACTCGTGTACCCCAGCCCGTGGCCGAACCAGTAGGCCGGAACGGCCCCGGACCGCAGCCAGGCCGCGTAGCCGATGTGCAGGCCCTCCGCGTAGTGCAGCCGCCCGTCGGGCGCGGGCGCGGTGCCGAGCACCGGTACGTCGTCCTGCGCGGCGCCCCAGGTGGTGGGCAGCCGGCCACCCGGCTCGGCCCGGCCGAACAGGACGTCGGCGAGTCCGCCGCCGGCCTCCTGCCCGGGGAACCAGGTGAGCAGCAGGGCGGGCACCCGGGAGTGCCAGGGCAGGGCGACCGGGCCGCCCGCGTTCACCACGACCACCGTGCGCGGATTGGCCCGCGCCACGGCCCGTACGAGAGCGTCCTGGCCGTCGGGCAGCCCAAGGCTCTCGCGGTCCTGGCCCTCCGACTCGCTCTCCTCG harbors:
- a CDS encoding carbohydrate ABC transporter permease, which encodes MPSHAQPAALPRAVGSRSRSRSPMAAPRSFLWTRRIILAFLTAFVLLPVYVMISSSLKPLQDVSGKFHWIPSGLTVKPYLDIWDTVPLARYFVNSLVVAGSATVLSVIIAVFSAYAVSRYKFRGKRVFTVTVLSTQMFPGILFLLPLFLIFVNIGNSTGIALYGSRGGLILTYLTFSLPFSIWMLIGYFDSIPRDLDEAALVDGCGPLGALFRVVVPAAVPGIVAVAVYAFMTAWGEVLFASVMTNDTTRTLAVGLQGYATQNDVYWNQVMAASLVVSVPIVGGFLLLQRYLVAGLTAGAVK
- a CDS encoding carbohydrate ABC transporter permease — encoded protein: MTATVTTDSRTEKSDRLTSRGTGGARRRLPRIPDRIRQGGLPYLLLLPAVLLELLIHVIPMIIGIVMSFRQLTQFFIGNWGAAPWTGLDNYRIAVDFNAPIGEALLHSFFVTCVFTFFAVGLAWLFGVTAAIMLQENFRGRGFLRAVFLVPYALPVYAAVITWAFMFQRDNGLVNHVLHDQLGLTDQPSFWLIGDNSIYALIVVSVWKGWPFAFLIVMAGLQNIPRELYEASAIDGAGIWQQIRKITLPSLRPVNQVLVLVLFLWTFNDFNTPYVLFGKAAPENADLISIHIYQSSFVTWNFGTGSAMSVLLLLFLLVVTAVYLLITSRGRKGADA
- a CDS encoding ABC transporter substrate-binding protein gives rise to the protein MRTIRAAAAATLAISIAAGVTGCGGGTSSSGGSNDSPKTLTYWASNQGPSIEADKKILAPELKKFEEQTGIKVKLEVVPWADLLNRILAATTSGQGPDVLNIGNTWSASLQATGALLPWDKANFDAIGGRDRFVDSAVASAGAEGKDPSAVPLYSLAYALYYNKKSFAEAGIDKPPATWDELVEDGKKLSRNGKWGLGAEGSNLSNNIHQTFVLGQQHGADFFDAAGKPTFTSDGAVAAVKQYIDFMAKDKIIAPGNAEYAQNQSLTDFAKGKTAMVLWQAAASTFASQGMKPEDWGAAPVPVASGTPGQGKNVNSMVAGINMAVFKNTKNIDGAKKFVKFMTSDAEQKLLNKTYGSIPPVKTAQADAAFSAPDLAVLRDTLAKSAAPLPQVANESQFETAVGTAVKELWADAAAGRPVTTESVKARLEKAQQTMQQ
- a CDS encoding ROK family transcriptional regulator; its protein translation is MAERNRRTVRDLRRGNRARVLQRLYFDGPLSRQELGPATGLSSGSISNVVAELSAEGLLEEAGVVDSDGGRPRTLLRVAPGGGLLIGIDIGETRIRVELFDLALTELARTERLLAQHGYDVDRIVGHVRSGVADVLRDAGADPGRLLGIGIGVPGIIERHAPDGSVGDVGSVVHGQTIGWSAVPFERLLRDAVRIPPEVPFFIDNGAKTLGQAEMWFGGGRGAGVSAVALIGSGVGACVNHGDLLGEARSSTALEWGHTTVQLRGRRCRCGSIGCLEAYAGAEAMRERWHEAGGPLPADADDETALAALLAAAYPGPGGEPDPLAVSLLDETAECLGAALGDLINLFLPERILLGGWAGLLIGPHLLPDIRRYAQEYALRHAAARTTIELGRLGPDAVTVGAATLPLSDFLARGGSRPSPEAPSGPSAPGFRTAVDAVRGRGRARSVSDATG
- a CDS encoding LacI family DNA-binding transcriptional regulator gives rise to the protein MTDAPRSAGTPTLEDVARAAGVSRATVSRVINGVRNVDPVIQEAVRRAVSVTGYAPNRAARSLVTRRTDAIALVVSGAGVDPEPADGGSAADTADPESGSSFTAQVFADPFFGRVVTGVVNYLRPRGMHPVLMFAETSRAREDVVSFLRQGSADGALVVSTHAEDPLPGMLTDAGLPAVLYARPARPVRISYVDLAHQDGARLAAEHLLARGCRRLVTITGPLDVPAGQDRLAGFRDTLAQHGHPYIPIAEGQFTQESGEAAMERLLAEHPDLDGVFAANDLMATGACHVLREQGRRVPEDVAVIGFDDSSAASACRPPLTTIRQPVEAMAAEMARLLIDGLSKPDGATTSVIFEPALVVRDSA